One genomic window of Cannabis sativa cultivar Pink pepper isolate KNU-18-1 chromosome 2, ASM2916894v1, whole genome shotgun sequence includes the following:
- the LOC115719252 gene encoding ATP-dependent zinc metalloprotease FTSH 9, chloroplastic isoform X1, whose product MPTIEYIRPVIYKKFHLNSNSSFQDWHGLGFLRVQSRVFHRDTKCLVQNSVSFPSINALKISDKFGLWGSHLRSNNGGLRRFRILASGQDSDSGEKSEAKSSEGQGVNNKPPNSGSNRRREKQQGKGNWWWSKGGKWRWQPMVQAQEIGILLLQLGIVIFVMRLLRPGIPLPGSEPRTPTTFVSVPYSDFLSKINSNQVQKVEVDGVHIMFKLKSEAASQEGEVNSGVMAGSKLQESESLIRSVAPTKRVIYTTTRPTDIKAPYERMLENEVEFGSPDKRSGGFLNSALIALFYVAVLAGLLHRFPVSFSQHTAGQIRNRKSGGAGGTKVSEQGEVITFADVAGVDEAKEELEEIVEFLRNPDRYVRLGARPPRGVLLVGLPGTGKTLLAKAVAGEADVPFISCSASEFVELYVGMGASRVRDLFARAKKEAPSIIFIDEIDAVAKSRDGKFRIVSNDEREQTLNQLLTEMDGFDSNSAVIVLGATNRSDVLDPALRRPGRFDRVVMVETPDRSGREAILNVHVSKKELPLGENVDLSDIASMTTGFTGADLANLVNEAALLAGRQNKVIVEKVDFIQAVERSIAGIEKKTARLQGNEKAVVARHEAGHAVVGTAVANLLPGQPRVEKLSILPRSGGALGFTYIPPTHEDRYLLFIDELHGRLVTLLGGRAAEEVIYSGRVSTGALDDIRRATDMAYKAVAEYGLNQTIGPVSIATLSGGGMDESGGGVPWGRDQGHLVDLVQREVKLLLQSALDAALSVVRANPTVLEGLGAQLEEKEKVEGDELQRWLNSVVAPTELPLFIRGKQESLLPFQSETEIKTIS is encoded by the exons ATGCCGACGATTGAGTATATACGCCCCGTAATTTATAAGAAATTTCATTTGAATTCGAACTCTAGTTTTCAAGATTGGCATGGATTGGGATTCCTTCGTGTTCAGTCTAGAGTTTTTCATCGCGACACGAAATGTTTGGTTCAGAATTCGGTATCGTTCCCGTCGATTAATGCCTTGAAGATTTCGGATAAATTCGGGCTCTGGGGAAGTCACCTGAGAAGTAATAATGGCGGGCTGAGGAGGTTTAGGATTTTGGCGAGTGGACAGGACAGCGACTCGGGAGAAAAGAGTGAAGCGAAGTCGAGCGAGGGGCAAGGTGTGAATAATAAGCCACCGAATTCGGGCTCCAATCGGAGGAGGGAGAAGCAACAGGGGAAAGGTAACTGGTGGTGGTCCAAAGGCGGGAAGTGGCGGTGGCAGCCCATGGTCCAGGCTCAGGAAATTGGGATTTTGCTTCTTCAATTGGggattgtaatttttgttatgAGGTTGCTCCGACCCGGGATTCCGTTGCCCGGTTCAGAGCCGAGGACGCCGACCACTTTTGTGAGTGTCCCTTACAGCGATTTTTTGAGTAAAATAAATAGTAACCAAGTTCAGAAGGTTGAGGTTGACGGAGTACATATTATGTTTAAGTTAAAATCCGAGGCTGCTAGTCAGGAAGGTGAAGTGAACAGTGGTGTTATGGCTGGTAGTAAGTTGCAGGAATCGGAGTCCTTGATTAGGAGTGTGGCTCCAACAAAGAGGGTGATTTACACGACGACTAGACCGACTGATATTAAAGCCCCATATGAGAGAATGCTTGAGAATGAGGTGGAGTTTGGTTCGCCGGATAAACGGTCTGGTGGATTCTTGAATTCTGCATTG ATAGCGTTGTTTTATGTGGCTGTGCTTGCAGGACTTCTCCATCGCTTTCCTGTAAGCTTTTCTCAG CATACTGCTGGTCAGATTAGGAACCGCAAATCTGGGGGAGCTGGTGGTACAAAAGTCTCTGAACAAGGGGAAGTAATCACCTTCGCTGATGTCGCTGGTGTTGACGAAGCTAAGGAGGAGCTAGAAGAAATAGTG GAATTTCTTCGAAATCCAGATAGGTATGTACGACTTGGTGCACGTCCTCCTCGTGGTGTTCTTCTG GTGGGTCTTCCTGGGACAGGTAAGACTCTTCTTGCAAAGGCTGTGGCTGGGGAGGCTGATGTCCCTTTTATAAGTTGTTCTGCTAGCGAGTTCGTCGAATTGTATGTTGGCATGGGTGCCTCTCGTGTGAGAGATCTCTTTGCACGAGCAAAGAAGGAAGCACCATCGATAATATTCATTGATGAG ATAGATGCAGTAGCTAAAAGTCGTGATGGTAAGTTTCGCATTGTCAGCAATGATGAGAGAGAACAGACTTTGAATCAGTTGCTTACG GAGATGGATGGATTTGATAGTAATTCTGCTGTAATTGTTCTTGGTGCAACTAACCGCTCAGACGTCCTAGATCCTGCACTTCGCCGACCAGGGAGATTTGACCGCGTTGTCATG GTGGAGACACCTGATAGGAGTGGAAGAGAAGCAATTTTAAATGTGCATGTTTCTAAGAAAGAGCTTCCTCTTGGTGAAAATGTCGACCTCAGTGACATTGCATCTATGACTACTGGGTTTACGGG GGCAGATCTTGCAAATCTAGTAAATGAAGCTGCTTTGTTGGCTGGAAGACAGAACAAAGTTATAGTGGagaaagttgattttattcaagcagTAGAGAGATCAATAGCT GGAATAGAAAAGAAGACTGCCAGGTTGCAGGGAAATGAGAAAGCTGTAGTTGCTAGACATGAAGCTGGTCACGCAGTAGTAGGGACCGCAGTTGCAAATCTTCTCCCTGGACAGCCACGTGTTGag AAATTAAGCATATTGCCAAGGTCTGGTGGTGCCTTGGGATTTACTTATATTCCCCCAACACAtgaagatagatatttactctTTATTGATGAGTTACATGGTCGCTTGGTTACTCTTCTTGGTGGACGTGCGGCGGAAGAAGTCATCTATTCAGGCCGTGTGTCAACAGGTGCTCTTGATGATATCAGACGAGCAACTGACATGGCATACAAGGCAGTGGCTGAGTATGGTCTCAATCAGACAATTGGCCCTGTGTCCATAGCTACTTTATCTGGAGGTGGAATGGACGAGTCTGGGGGAGGTGTTCCTTGGGGGAGGGATCAG GGGCATCTTGTCGATTTGGTTCAAAGAGAGGTGAAATTACTTTTGCAATCTGCTTTGGACGCTGCCCTTTCTGTGGTGCGTGCAAACCCTACTGTTTTGGAGGGGCTTGGTGCTCAATTAGAAG AAAAAGAGAAAGTGGAAGGTGATGAGCTGCAACGGTGGTTAAACTCGGTGGTTGCTCCTACAGAGTTGCCCTTATTCATTAGAGGCAAGCAAGAGTCTCTTCTTCCCTTTCAGAGTGAAACTGAGATTAAAACAATTTCGTAG
- the LOC115719252 gene encoding ATP-dependent zinc metalloprotease FTSH 9, chloroplastic isoform X2 encodes MPTIEYIRPVIYKKFHLNSNSSFQDWHGLGFLRVQSRVFHRDTKCLVQNSVSFPSINALKISDKFGLWGSHLRSNNGGLRRFRILASGQDSDSGEKSEAKSSEGQGVNNKPPNSGSNRRREKQQGKGNWWWSKGGKWRWQPMVQAQEIGILLLQLGIVIFVMRLLRPGIPLPGSEPRTPTTFVSVPYSDFLSKINSNQVQKVEVDGVHIMFKLKSEAASQEGEVNSGVMAGSKLQESESLIRSVAPTKRVIYTTTRPTDIKAPYERMLENEVEFGSPDKRSGGFLNSALIALFYVAVLAGLLHRFPVSFSQIRNRKSGGAGGTKVSEQGEVITFADVAGVDEAKEELEEIVEFLRNPDRYVRLGARPPRGVLLVGLPGTGKTLLAKAVAGEADVPFISCSASEFVELYVGMGASRVRDLFARAKKEAPSIIFIDEIDAVAKSRDGKFRIVSNDEREQTLNQLLTEMDGFDSNSAVIVLGATNRSDVLDPALRRPGRFDRVVMVETPDRSGREAILNVHVSKKELPLGENVDLSDIASMTTGFTGADLANLVNEAALLAGRQNKVIVEKVDFIQAVERSIAGIEKKTARLQGNEKAVVARHEAGHAVVGTAVANLLPGQPRVEKLSILPRSGGALGFTYIPPTHEDRYLLFIDELHGRLVTLLGGRAAEEVIYSGRVSTGALDDIRRATDMAYKAVAEYGLNQTIGPVSIATLSGGGMDESGGGVPWGRDQGHLVDLVQREVKLLLQSALDAALSVVRANPTVLEGLGAQLEEKEKVEGDELQRWLNSVVAPTELPLFIRGKQESLLPFQSETEIKTIS; translated from the exons ATGCCGACGATTGAGTATATACGCCCCGTAATTTATAAGAAATTTCATTTGAATTCGAACTCTAGTTTTCAAGATTGGCATGGATTGGGATTCCTTCGTGTTCAGTCTAGAGTTTTTCATCGCGACACGAAATGTTTGGTTCAGAATTCGGTATCGTTCCCGTCGATTAATGCCTTGAAGATTTCGGATAAATTCGGGCTCTGGGGAAGTCACCTGAGAAGTAATAATGGCGGGCTGAGGAGGTTTAGGATTTTGGCGAGTGGACAGGACAGCGACTCGGGAGAAAAGAGTGAAGCGAAGTCGAGCGAGGGGCAAGGTGTGAATAATAAGCCACCGAATTCGGGCTCCAATCGGAGGAGGGAGAAGCAACAGGGGAAAGGTAACTGGTGGTGGTCCAAAGGCGGGAAGTGGCGGTGGCAGCCCATGGTCCAGGCTCAGGAAATTGGGATTTTGCTTCTTCAATTGGggattgtaatttttgttatgAGGTTGCTCCGACCCGGGATTCCGTTGCCCGGTTCAGAGCCGAGGACGCCGACCACTTTTGTGAGTGTCCCTTACAGCGATTTTTTGAGTAAAATAAATAGTAACCAAGTTCAGAAGGTTGAGGTTGACGGAGTACATATTATGTTTAAGTTAAAATCCGAGGCTGCTAGTCAGGAAGGTGAAGTGAACAGTGGTGTTATGGCTGGTAGTAAGTTGCAGGAATCGGAGTCCTTGATTAGGAGTGTGGCTCCAACAAAGAGGGTGATTTACACGACGACTAGACCGACTGATATTAAAGCCCCATATGAGAGAATGCTTGAGAATGAGGTGGAGTTTGGTTCGCCGGATAAACGGTCTGGTGGATTCTTGAATTCTGCATTG ATAGCGTTGTTTTATGTGGCTGTGCTTGCAGGACTTCTCCATCGCTTTCCTGTAAGCTTTTCTCAG ATTAGGAACCGCAAATCTGGGGGAGCTGGTGGTACAAAAGTCTCTGAACAAGGGGAAGTAATCACCTTCGCTGATGTCGCTGGTGTTGACGAAGCTAAGGAGGAGCTAGAAGAAATAGTG GAATTTCTTCGAAATCCAGATAGGTATGTACGACTTGGTGCACGTCCTCCTCGTGGTGTTCTTCTG GTGGGTCTTCCTGGGACAGGTAAGACTCTTCTTGCAAAGGCTGTGGCTGGGGAGGCTGATGTCCCTTTTATAAGTTGTTCTGCTAGCGAGTTCGTCGAATTGTATGTTGGCATGGGTGCCTCTCGTGTGAGAGATCTCTTTGCACGAGCAAAGAAGGAAGCACCATCGATAATATTCATTGATGAG ATAGATGCAGTAGCTAAAAGTCGTGATGGTAAGTTTCGCATTGTCAGCAATGATGAGAGAGAACAGACTTTGAATCAGTTGCTTACG GAGATGGATGGATTTGATAGTAATTCTGCTGTAATTGTTCTTGGTGCAACTAACCGCTCAGACGTCCTAGATCCTGCACTTCGCCGACCAGGGAGATTTGACCGCGTTGTCATG GTGGAGACACCTGATAGGAGTGGAAGAGAAGCAATTTTAAATGTGCATGTTTCTAAGAAAGAGCTTCCTCTTGGTGAAAATGTCGACCTCAGTGACATTGCATCTATGACTACTGGGTTTACGGG GGCAGATCTTGCAAATCTAGTAAATGAAGCTGCTTTGTTGGCTGGAAGACAGAACAAAGTTATAGTGGagaaagttgattttattcaagcagTAGAGAGATCAATAGCT GGAATAGAAAAGAAGACTGCCAGGTTGCAGGGAAATGAGAAAGCTGTAGTTGCTAGACATGAAGCTGGTCACGCAGTAGTAGGGACCGCAGTTGCAAATCTTCTCCCTGGACAGCCACGTGTTGag AAATTAAGCATATTGCCAAGGTCTGGTGGTGCCTTGGGATTTACTTATATTCCCCCAACACAtgaagatagatatttactctTTATTGATGAGTTACATGGTCGCTTGGTTACTCTTCTTGGTGGACGTGCGGCGGAAGAAGTCATCTATTCAGGCCGTGTGTCAACAGGTGCTCTTGATGATATCAGACGAGCAACTGACATGGCATACAAGGCAGTGGCTGAGTATGGTCTCAATCAGACAATTGGCCCTGTGTCCATAGCTACTTTATCTGGAGGTGGAATGGACGAGTCTGGGGGAGGTGTTCCTTGGGGGAGGGATCAG GGGCATCTTGTCGATTTGGTTCAAAGAGAGGTGAAATTACTTTTGCAATCTGCTTTGGACGCTGCCCTTTCTGTGGTGCGTGCAAACCCTACTGTTTTGGAGGGGCTTGGTGCTCAATTAGAAG AAAAAGAGAAAGTGGAAGGTGATGAGCTGCAACGGTGGTTAAACTCGGTGGTTGCTCCTACAGAGTTGCCCTTATTCATTAGAGGCAAGCAAGAGTCTCTTCTTCCCTTTCAGAGTGAAACTGAGATTAAAACAATTTCGTAG